Genomic window (Megamonas funiformis):
CATAAGCAATTCCACCAGGGCCACAAGTTTCTTGACCAAATACGCCATGTTTCATTGGAATTTTTTCATCTTTTTCACGCATTGCATATTTACCAACGCGAATATGAGCCATTACAAAATCTATATCAGTGAATGCTTCTTTTGGATCTGTTGTATAAGAAAATGCAATTTCAGGAGCACGTTCTTTTAATAAGATTTCACATGCTTTAGCAATTTTTTCCTGACGTTCTGCATCATTATCATAAAATTTAATCTGACGAAGTGGGAAACGGTCTGCATGATCTAAAAGCATCATTACAATACCTGGTGTAAAAGTACTTCCGCCACCTGCAATTACAATTGAAGATTTTTTCATAATTAAAACCCCTTTTCTTTAATCATAAATTTCATTTATGTATTAGTTTTTGTTTTTTATCAACCTCATGGCTATATAATAATCTAATACACTCATAAATTCAATAGTTTCAAGGGTTTTAGGATTTTGTTACCTTCACTTGCACTTTATCACAGCCCATGTGATATATCACATCACTATTAAAACACTATATATATTATAAATACTAATGCTTTTATTATTTCCCAAAATTGATATAAATATTTACCGAATTACTTTATCACATAAAAAAATCAGCCTCAAATATCTTTAACAATATTCTCAGCTGATAATATATTATATTTTTTCTATTCATCTACTGTCAACGTATTTTGACAAATGCGATGTAATAATTTAAATAATGTATATCTTTCTTCTGCCGTTAAGCCCTTCAATGCTTTAACACGATGTTTTGTTACTCGTTTTTCTAAAAAATCATAAAGCTCTATCGCATGCTCAGTAAGAAATATATATTTTTCTCTTTTTCCTTGAATGCGTTGACGCTTAACAAGATTTTTTTCTTCCATCTTTTTTATTGTTTTAGATATAGCTGCTGGTTCTACATTCAAACAATTGGCTAATTCTAACTGTGATATATTATCATGTTCTTTAACCATTTTCAAAATAGACCACTCAGAACTATATACATCTGCTGTATAAATCTCACTATTAAGCGTTTTTGAAAAAGCTCTCATCGTTTGATAAAGTTGATGAATTAATAAATCATCTAATCTATCATCTATTTGAGGATATTTTTCACTATCCACTTCTTTTATCCTATCCATATCATACTAATTCCTTTCTGCTAACTATATTCTTCGTTATAGCAGAAAATCTCTTATATGACAACTCATATTTTTATTTAAGCGAGTTCTTCCTGTTGATTTTGCTTTTTTACTTTCTTTTGTAAAACGAAATGATTAAACATGAAGAATGCTATAAATATTACCATAACACCGATTACATAATAATACATATTAACATAACCAATTGAACCAGCTACACTGCCTAATAAAATAATACCACTGCTTGTACCAATATCTAACATATTATAAAAAGTAGCACTAGCACCACTACGACGGTCTGGAGTAACAACATTAAGCATCCATGTCATAAGAGAAGGCAATAATAAACCGCCTCCAAAACCATAGAATACAGAAGCTACTAATAATACAGTTAAAGATTGTGCTGAAACTAATATTCCTAATCCAATCAAATATAAAATACCGCCTGGTAAAATTACCCAGAAGCCACCTTTACTATCAAAAATACGCCCGCCAAAAGGTCTAGAGAT
Coding sequences:
- a CDS encoding MarR family winged helix-turn-helix transcriptional regulator, which gives rise to MDRIKEVDSEKYPQIDDRLDDLLIHQLYQTMRAFSKTLNSEIYTADVYSSEWSILKMVKEHDNISQLELANCLNVEPAAISKTIKKMEEKNLVKRQRIQGKREKYIFLTEHAIELYDFLEKRVTKHRVKALKGLTAEERYTLFKLLHRICQNTLTVDE